A single region of the Sphingobium sp. TKS genome encodes:
- a CDS encoding cytochrome b/b6 domain-containing protein translates to MQRYSRIAIFLHWAIAALLAFQIAVGWALEDLGARGFALFQLHKSIGISILLLTLARIAVRYWKPRPAPAERGWQGALAKAVHASLYLFMLGAPLTGWALVSTAKVKVPTLIFGTIPLPHLPLPMGAHELAEGGHSLIAWIGIALFALHVAGALRHHFLMGDGLLWRMIPARSPVLLAALPALIAVGFVLGRVVLPEPAPQVAVAPVTLAAVEKEAPANVAEAMDNAANAAAPAEADNAMAAEEPVGPPPSWAVQPGGTIGFSVGNSGETISGGFSKWTAKIAMDPDHPDSADIRVEIDLASASVGDSYKDGMLAGDEFFGVAAHPKAVFTAKGAEKTGANSYRAAGTLTLKGVSKPQSIRFTLSGTGKARKVSGSAIIARAPFGVGNGESSTGLDPKVAVSFGFSAQAE, encoded by the coding sequence ATGCAACGCTATAGTCGGATTGCCATTTTCCTGCATTGGGCGATCGCTGCCCTGCTGGCCTTCCAGATCGCCGTGGGATGGGCGCTGGAAGATCTGGGCGCGCGCGGATTTGCGCTGTTCCAGCTCCACAAGTCGATCGGCATTTCGATCCTGCTGCTGACCTTGGCGCGGATCGCCGTACGTTATTGGAAGCCGCGTCCGGCGCCGGCCGAGCGCGGCTGGCAGGGCGCGCTGGCAAAGGCAGTGCATGCGAGCCTTTACCTGTTCATGCTGGGCGCGCCGCTGACCGGATGGGCGCTGGTGTCGACTGCCAAGGTGAAAGTGCCGACGCTGATCTTCGGGACCATCCCCCTGCCCCATCTGCCCCTGCCCATGGGGGCGCATGAACTGGCCGAGGGCGGACACAGCCTGATCGCCTGGATCGGCATCGCCTTGTTCGCGCTGCATGTGGCGGGTGCGCTGCGGCATCATTTCCTGATGGGCGACGGGCTGCTGTGGCGGATGATCCCGGCGCGCTCGCCGGTGTTGCTGGCGGCTTTGCCCGCACTGATCGCGGTGGGCTTCGTCCTGGGCCGCGTCGTGCTGCCGGAGCCTGCGCCGCAGGTGGCGGTCGCGCCCGTTACGCTGGCTGCGGTCGAGAAGGAGGCGCCTGCCAATGTCGCTGAGGCGATGGACAATGCGGCCAATGCGGCGGCTCCCGCCGAAGCGGACAATGCGATGGCGGCGGAAGAGCCGGTAGGGCCGCCGCCTTCCTGGGCGGTGCAGCCGGGCGGCACGATCGGCTTTTCCGTCGGGAACAGCGGCGAGACGATCAGCGGCGGCTTTTCCAAATGGACGGCGAAGATCGCGATGGATCCGGACCATCCCGATAGCGCCGACATTCGCGTCGAGATCGATCTGGCGAGCGCCAGCGTGGGCGACAGCTATAAGGACGGAATGCTGGCCGGGGACGAATTTTTCGGCGTGGCGGCCCATCCCAAGGCCGTCTTCACCGCCAAGGGCGCGGAAAAGACGGGGGCGAACAGCTACCGCGCCGCGGGCACGCTGACGCTGAAGGGGGTGAGCAAGCCGCAGAGCATCCGCTTCACCCTGTCGGGCACGGGCAAGGCGCGGAAGGTTTCGGGATCGGCCATCATCGCCCGCGCACCCTTTGGCGTCGGCAATGGCGAGAGCAGCACGGGACTTGATCCCAAGGTGGCGGTCAGCTTCGGCTTCAGTGCGCAGGCGGAATGA
- a CDS encoding AI-2E family transporter, which translates to MDSKQSPAAHIEDGVFLGFVLIVSIAFALVIEPFFAAILWGVIAAILFAPVNQALIGMMPRRRNSSAALTLLLIIAVVIVPAIILAMALVQEATIFTARVQSGEINFARMFAQFQASLPGWAAAFLERLGITNFAAVREMLSEGITSSFRTVATQALQIGQSAFSFLMALGVMLYLTFFLLRDGPKLAAMVDRAAPMRTAYRRALMEQFVIVTRATIKGSIVVAIVQGVIGGVVFWALGLPGALLWGVLMGAFSLIPAVGTGLIWVPVAIYLFVTGAVVKGLILAFCGMFVIGMVDNILRPVLVGRDTRIPDYVVLITTLGGIDLFGFNGIVIGPVIAALFIATWNIVTRMRSGVDGLEGPLTEEPSGG; encoded by the coding sequence ATGGACAGCAAACAGTCGCCAGCCGCGCATATAGAGGACGGGGTCTTCCTGGGCTTCGTCCTCATCGTCTCGATCGCCTTCGCTCTGGTGATCGAGCCGTTTTTCGCCGCGATCCTGTGGGGCGTAATCGCCGCCATCCTGTTCGCGCCGGTCAACCAGGCATTGATCGGCATGATGCCCCGGCGGCGGAACAGTTCGGCGGCCTTGACGCTGTTGCTGATCATCGCTGTGGTGATCGTGCCGGCCATCATCCTGGCCATGGCGCTGGTGCAGGAAGCGACGATCTTCACCGCCAGGGTGCAATCGGGGGAGATCAACTTCGCCCGCATGTTCGCGCAGTTCCAGGCGAGCCTGCCCGGTTGGGCGGCGGCCTTTCTGGAGCGATTGGGCATCACCAATTTCGCCGCCGTGCGCGAGATGCTGAGCGAAGGCATCACCTCCAGCTTCCGCACGGTCGCGACGCAGGCGCTGCAGATCGGGCAGAGCGCATTCAGCTTCCTGATGGCGCTGGGCGTGATGCTGTACCTCACTTTCTTCCTGTTGCGCGACGGGCCGAAGCTGGCCGCGATGGTGGACCGGGCTGCACCGATGCGGACCGCCTATCGCCGGGCCTTGATGGAGCAGTTCGTCATCGTCACCCGCGCGACGATCAAGGGCAGCATCGTCGTCGCCATCGTGCAGGGGGTGATCGGCGGAGTCGTGTTCTGGGCGCTGGGGTTGCCGGGCGCGCTGTTGTGGGGCGTGCTGATGGGGGCATTCTCGCTGATCCCGGCGGTTGGGACGGGGCTGATCTGGGTGCCGGTCGCGATCTATCTGTTTGTCACCGGGGCGGTGGTGAAGGGATTGATCCTCGCCTTTTGCGGGATGTTCGTGATCGGGATGGTCGACAATATCCTGCGCCCGGTGCTGGTCGGGCGGGATACGCGGATTCCGGATTATGTGGTGCTGATCACGACCTTGGGCGGGATCGATCTCTTCGGGTTCAACGGCATCGTGATCGGGCCGGTCATCGCGGCGCTGTTCATCGCCACCTGGAATATCGTGACACGAATGCGCAGTGGGGTCGACGGGCTGGAAGGGCCGCTGACGGAGGAGCCTTCTGGGGGATGA
- a CDS encoding ABC-F family ATP-binding cassette domain-containing protein, which translates to MLTLNGITVRLGGRTILDRASASLPPRSRVGLIGRNGAGKSTLMKVMIGQLDPDEGSCDMPRDTRLGYIAQEAPSGTATPFDTVLAADKERAALMAEAEHTEDPDRLGHIYERLNAIDAYTAPARAARILVGLGFDEEMQGRPLDSYSGGWKMRVALASLLFSNPELLLLDEPSNHLDLEATLWLENFLKAYRGTVVVISHERDLLNNVVDYILHLEGGKIMLYPGGYDAFERQRAERLAQQEAARAKQQAEREKLQDYVARNSARASTAKQAQSRAKALARMQPIAAAIEDPTLHFGFPSPPELRPPLITMDMAAVGYNDTPVLRRVNLRIDPDDRLALLGRNGNGKTTLARLIAAQLKPMEGAMNASAKMNVGYFTQYQVEELDITDTPLEHMSRVMKGATPAAVRAQLGRFGFTGERATQKVGSMSGGERARLALALITRDAPHLLILDEPTNHLDVDSREALVQALNDYSGAVVIVSHDRHMIELVADRLVLVDGGTAQPFDGSLEDYTDIILRKADGNGSNGGGDAPKADRKAEKRNAAEWREKQKAAKNALSKAEKEMATLNAERSRIDQALFDPKSASGAEAKMTMTQLMVKRADVEKKLESVEEVWMEASAALEEL; encoded by the coding sequence ATGCTTACCCTGAACGGCATCACCGTGCGCCTTGGCGGCCGCACCATCCTCGACCGCGCCAGCGCCTCGCTGCCGCCGCGCAGCCGCGTGGGCCTGATCGGCCGCAACGGCGCGGGCAAATCGACGCTGATGAAGGTGATGATCGGCCAGCTCGACCCCGACGAGGGCAGTTGCGACATGCCCCGCGACACGCGCCTTGGCTATATCGCGCAGGAGGCGCCCTCCGGCACCGCCACGCCTTTCGACACTGTGTTGGCCGCCGACAAGGAACGCGCAGCCCTGATGGCGGAGGCGGAGCATACCGAAGACCCCGACCGCCTCGGCCATATCTACGAACGCCTGAACGCCATCGACGCCTATACCGCGCCCGCCCGCGCAGCGCGCATCCTCGTCGGCCTCGGCTTTGACGAGGAAATGCAGGGCCGTCCGCTCGACAGCTATTCGGGCGGCTGGAAGATGCGCGTGGCGCTGGCCTCGCTGCTTTTTTCCAACCCCGAACTGCTGCTGCTCGACGAACCGTCGAACCATCTCGACCTTGAAGCGACGCTCTGGCTGGAAAATTTCCTGAAGGCCTATCGCGGCACCGTGGTCGTCATCAGCCATGAGCGCGATCTGCTCAATAATGTGGTCGACTATATCCTCCATCTGGAGGGCGGAAAGATCATGCTCTACCCCGGCGGCTACGACGCTTTCGAGCGTCAGCGCGCCGAACGGCTCGCCCAGCAGGAAGCCGCCCGCGCCAAGCAGCAGGCGGAACGGGAGAAGTTGCAGGACTATGTCGCCCGCAACTCGGCCCGCGCCTCGACCGCGAAACAGGCGCAATCGCGCGCCAAGGCGCTGGCGAGGATGCAGCCCATCGCCGCCGCCATCGAAGACCCGACGCTGCATTTCGGTTTCCCCAGCCCGCCCGAACTGCGCCCGCCGCTGATCACCATGGACATGGCGGCGGTCGGCTATAACGACACGCCGGTCCTGCGCCGGGTGAACCTGCGCATCGATCCCGACGATCGGCTGGCGCTGCTCGGCCGCAACGGCAATGGCAAGACCACGCTCGCTCGCCTGATCGCCGCGCAGCTAAAGCCGATGGAAGGCGCGATGAACGCCTCGGCCAAGATGAATGTCGGCTATTTCACCCAATATCAGGTGGAAGAACTCGATATCACTGACACGCCGCTCGAACATATGAGCCGCGTGATGAAGGGCGCGACTCCCGCCGCCGTCCGCGCCCAGCTCGGCCGCTTCGGCTTCACCGGCGAGCGCGCCACGCAGAAGGTCGGCTCCATGTCAGGCGGGGAGAGGGCGCGGCTGGCGCTGGCGCTCATCACCCGCGACGCGCCCCATCTGCTGATCCTCGACGAGCCGACCAACCACCTCGACGTCGACAGTCGCGAGGCGCTGGTGCAGGCGCTCAACGACTATTCGGGCGCGGTGGTGATCGTTTCCCACGACCGCCACATGATCGAGCTGGTGGCCGATCGGCTGGTGCTGGTCGACGGCGGCACGGCCCAGCCCTTCGACGGCAGTCTGGAGGATTATACCGACATCATCCTGCGCAAGGCCGACGGGAACGGCAGCAATGGGGGCGGCGACGCGCCCAAGGCCGACCGCAAGGCGGAAAAGCGCAACGCCGCCGAATGGCGCGAGAAGCAGAAGGCGGCGAAGAACGCCCTCAGCAAGGCCGAAAAGGAAATGGCGACGCTCAACGCCGAGCGCAGCCGGATCGATCAGGCGCTGTTCGATCCCAAATCCGCCAGCGGCGCGGAGGCGAAGATGACCATGACGCAGCTCATGGTAAAGCGCGCGGATGTCGAGAAGAAGCTGGAATCGGTGGAAGAAGTCTGGATGGAAGCCAGCGCGGCGCTGGAAGAGCTATAG
- a CDS encoding glycoside hydrolase family 3 N-terminal domain-containing protein: MTIDRRAVLTAALAGFLTLPLPRRAFAASEVERVDELIARMTIEEKAGQMTCLADSFRPYNPPNPQVGIQNEKDLADEIRKGRVGCLFNGIGVAGARRAQDIALKQSRLRIPLLFAGDVIHGIKTIFPVTLGESASFDPSLAERTARAMAVEATASGLHLTFAPMVDVARDQRWGRVVEGAGEDVYLGGLFAAARVRGFQGRDLRRDDSLLACPKHFAAYGAVSGGLEYGSVDISDETLRETHLPPFGAAFAAGALTTMAAFSEINGVPATADRDLLTDTLRGEMKFRGFVFSDYTADEELIAHGYAEDERDATRLAILAGVDMSMQSGLYIRHIPDLVKSGAVPMETVDVAVRRILYVKTAIGLFENPYRSLNEEVEKTRIFTPAHRALAREAATRSIVLLQNSGVLPLDPAKGQSIALIGPFGEDKANIYGPWAFYGDKGKGVDIATGLRAAMPDPGKLLIAPGSGILTPIDGGVATAVETARAADIVILALGESQDMSGEAQSRTAIEIPVVQQALANAVAATGKPVVVLLRHGRALALHDGVANAQAILATWFLGSESGHAIADILFGKENPSAKLPVSFPWESGQEPFFYDRKSTGRPVIDNRTEYRSRYATTDNSARYPFGHGLSYSDFVLEDLKLSDSALRWDRAIEVTARLTNKGTRKGSEVVQLYIRDRVASRTRPIRELKRIERVTLGAGESRTVRFSLSRTDLQFVGAGNRIIAEPGAFDLWVGQSSAGGLRGTFTLYAEG, encoded by the coding sequence ATGACCATCGATCGCCGCGCCGTTCTGACCGCCGCCCTAGCCGGCTTTCTCACTCTTCCGCTTCCCCGCCGCGCTTTCGCCGCGAGCGAGGTGGAGCGCGTGGACGAGCTGATCGCGCGCATGACGATAGAGGAAAAGGCGGGCCAGATGACCTGTCTGGCCGACAGTTTCCGCCCCTATAATCCGCCCAATCCGCAGGTTGGCATCCAGAATGAAAAGGATCTAGCCGACGAAATCCGCAAGGGCCGTGTCGGCTGCCTGTTCAACGGCATCGGCGTAGCTGGCGCCCGCCGCGCCCAGGACATCGCGCTCAAGCAAAGCCGCTTGCGGATTCCGCTGCTGTTCGCGGGCGATGTGATCCATGGCATCAAGACGATCTTCCCGGTGACTTTGGGCGAATCGGCCAGTTTCGATCCTTCGCTGGCCGAACGCACCGCCCGCGCCATGGCGGTCGAGGCCACCGCATCGGGGCTGCACCTGACCTTCGCGCCGATGGTCGATGTCGCCCGCGATCAACGCTGGGGGCGCGTGGTCGAAGGGGCGGGGGAGGATGTCTATCTTGGCGGCCTGTTCGCCGCCGCGCGGGTGCGCGGTTTTCAGGGGCGCGATCTGCGCCGCGACGACAGTCTGCTTGCCTGCCCCAAGCATTTCGCCGCCTATGGCGCTGTTTCAGGCGGCCTGGAATATGGCAGCGTCGACATCAGCGACGAGACCTTGCGCGAAACCCATCTTCCGCCCTTCGGCGCGGCCTTCGCGGCGGGGGCGCTCACCACCATGGCGGCCTTCAGCGAGATCAACGGCGTGCCCGCCACCGCCGACCGCGATCTCCTGACCGACACGCTGCGGGGCGAGATGAAGTTCCGGGGCTTCGTCTTTTCCGACTATACGGCTGACGAGGAACTCATCGCCCACGGCTATGCGGAGGATGAGCGCGACGCCACCCGCCTTGCCATTCTCGCGGGCGTCGACATGTCGATGCAGAGCGGCCTTTATATCCGCCACATCCCCGATCTGGTGAAAAGCGGCGCCGTGCCGATGGAGACGGTCGACGTCGCCGTGCGCCGCATCCTTTATGTGAAGACCGCCATCGGCCTGTTCGAAAATCCGTACCGCTCGCTGAACGAGGAGGTGGAAAAGACCCGCATCTTCACCCCGGCCCATCGCGCATTGGCCCGCGAAGCCGCTACCCGTTCGATCGTGCTGCTGCAAAATAGCGGTGTCCTCCCGCTTGATCCGGCCAAGGGGCAGAGCATCGCCCTGATCGGCCCCTTTGGCGAGGACAAGGCGAACATCTACGGCCCCTGGGCCTTTTACGGCGACAAGGGCAAGGGCGTCGACATCGCCACCGGCCTGCGCGCCGCCATGCCGGACCCCGGCAAATTGCTGATCGCGCCGGGCAGCGGCATCCTGACCCCGATCGACGGCGGCGTGGCCACGGCGGTGGAAACCGCCAGGGCGGCCGACATCGTCATTCTCGCCTTGGGGGAATCGCAGGACATGTCGGGCGAAGCGCAATCGCGCACCGCCATCGAAATCCCCGTCGTGCAACAGGCGCTGGCCAATGCCGTCGCCGCCACCGGCAAGCCCGTGGTCGTCCTCCTGCGCCATGGCCGCGCGCTGGCGCTGCATGATGGCGTCGCCAATGCGCAGGCGATCCTGGCTACATGGTTTCTCGGCTCCGAATCCGGCCACGCCATTGCCGACATCCTCTTCGGCAAGGAAAATCCGTCGGCCAAGCTGCCGGTCAGCTTCCCGTGGGAATCGGGGCAGGAGCCTTTCTTCTACGATCGCAAATCGACTGGCCGCCCGGTGATCGACAACCGCACCGAATATCGCTCGCGCTACGCCACCACCGACAACAGCGCGCGCTATCCCTTCGGCCATGGCCTCAGTTACAGCGATTTCGTGCTGGAGGATCTGAAGCTCTCCGACAGCGCGCTGCGCTGGGACCGTGCCATCGAAGTGACGGCGCGCCTCACCAACAAAGGCACCCGCAAGGGCAGCGAGGTCGTGCAGCTGTATATCCGCGACCGGGTGGCCAGCCGCACCCGCCCGATCCGCGAGTTGAAGCGCATCGAGCGCGTCACTCTGGGGGCAGGAGAAAGCAGGACGGTCCGCTTCTCCCTCTCCCGCACAGACCTCCAATTTGTGGGCGCGGGGAACAGGATCATCGCGGAGCCGGGCGCGTTCGACCTGTGGGTCGGCCAGTCGAGCGCCGGGGGATTGAGGGGGACGTTCACCCTCTATGCGGAGGGGTAG
- a CDS encoding helix-turn-helix domain-containing protein encodes MDPYLDILGQRIRATRRELGMSQERLAHESGLDRSYVGRVERGEHNLTFVSLVKIARALGRDVAALTIDLPLIRRTDADTPIH; translated from the coding sequence GTGGACCCCTACTTGGACATTCTTGGGCAGAGAATTCGCGCTACACGACGCGAGCTTGGAATGTCGCAGGAGCGTTTGGCGCATGAATCTGGGCTGGACCGCAGCTATGTCGGCCGCGTAGAGCGGGGCGAACATAACCTTACATTTGTCTCGCTTGTGAAGATCGCACGCGCGCTTGGTCGTGACGTAGCGGCCCTGACTATCGACCTGCCGCTAATTCGCCGGACGGACGCCGATACGCCTATCCATTAG
- a CDS encoding tetratricopeptide repeat protein, with amino-acid sequence MNKWTLIICGIVAVGFVPISPNEFAKGFWGLDSTPRPASSNSGTATTLNQDARLVAASALMAKGQMKQGVFLIKQLASEGHAASQTKLGDLYVWGNGIARNPQEAVRLWRLAARRGNKEAVLRVAAAYDQGIGVGRNLGVAFLWGKVAAIAGDPEAQFNVASRYIFGIGTAPDLAEGERWLTTAANNGNERARKALAEKERQAALSPAQRAAERILASGEPLTIQELTNLSRIINGEQAPDLASPVYGALPDYAAQPDYGARSAYSAADAANILPQIGAPIGTGDVPSRARALLDEQHEAPAISEQSAAPLARNNRSASPATAPNNGAVDVRTGRYYAPAGAGYVNTQNGTYYAPAGPNGVIDTRTGAFIPISR; translated from the coding sequence ATGAACAAGTGGACGCTCATCATTTGCGGTATTGTTGCTGTGGGTTTTGTGCCCATCAGCCCGAACGAATTCGCGAAGGGGTTTTGGGGCCTTGATTCAACCCCTCGGCCAGCATCCTCCAACTCAGGCACTGCGACTACCCTCAACCAGGATGCACGATTAGTGGCAGCTTCTGCACTCATGGCAAAAGGCCAGATGAAGCAGGGAGTCTTTCTGATCAAGCAACTCGCGTCGGAAGGGCACGCAGCCTCGCAGACTAAGCTGGGCGACCTTTATGTCTGGGGGAACGGCATCGCTCGCAACCCCCAAGAAGCGGTTCGATTGTGGAGGCTGGCCGCTCGCCGTGGCAACAAGGAAGCTGTACTCCGAGTTGCCGCTGCTTACGACCAAGGCATCGGCGTAGGTCGGAACTTGGGAGTGGCATTTCTCTGGGGCAAAGTCGCAGCAATAGCAGGCGATCCGGAGGCGCAATTCAACGTAGCGTCCAGATACATTTTTGGCATCGGAACTGCTCCTGATTTGGCTGAGGGCGAACGGTGGCTTACAACTGCCGCAAACAACGGAAATGAAAGAGCTCGTAAGGCACTAGCTGAGAAAGAGCGGCAGGCCGCCCTTAGTCCGGCACAGCGTGCCGCAGAACGTATTCTGGCGAGTGGTGAGCCGCTCACGATACAAGAATTGACTAATTTATCCCGCATAATCAACGGAGAGCAGGCTCCGGACCTTGCCAGTCCTGTCTATGGTGCACTTCCGGACTATGCCGCGCAGCCGGATTACGGGGCTCGATCTGCTTATTCTGCCGCTGACGCCGCGAATATTTTACCACAAATAGGGGCGCCTATAGGCACAGGCGATGTCCCGAGTCGTGCCCGGGCATTGCTTGATGAGCAGCATGAGGCACCGGCAATCAGCGAGCAATCTGCCGCCCCTCTTGCGCGCAACAACCGCAGCGCCTCCCCCGCTACCGCGCCCAATAACGGTGCCGTAGATGTTCGAACAGGGCGCTATTACGCCCCGGCAGGGGCCGGATACGTCAATACCCAAAACGGCACCTACTATGCTCCGGCGGGTCCAAACGGAGTGATTGACACTAGGACGGGCGCATTCATTCCGATTTCGCGCTAG
- a CDS encoding phage/plasmid primase, P4 family — MTAKSGTNTGTQAVEYVRHRLAVCAIPHGRKGPTANGWNLLENAITSPATAATLTGNVGLLHAWSGTMALDVDDWGRASEWLLARGVNLGQLFAASDRVEIVSGRAGRGKLLFRLPTSLGASFQTLQIKGDDGEMILEFRCTDKGGNSVQDVLPPSIHPDTGRPYQWGGSGDWRKLSVIPDALLQVWQDELAKRARNSAPAAFLPPPPGFAPQSFAPQPGFAPLEEGLFGMTVIETALDHVSPDVAYDEWRNIVWAIMSTGWRCAPQIAHGWSKLAPHRYDQAAVDALIREFDPTKGIKIATLFHYAKQNGWTMPQQYPFAVVSSVPQAPPIPGHVGPYHPVDWSVHGDIRNARHFAAIFGGSLLYIRGIKKWLRWSDDRWVLCDQGQEIEAAKQAAQAMMADAMAGLSSDQDRAKWRVKEAVAAHHISRIKATLELARSEPGMSAGQADLDANPTLLGVGNGVVDLKSSALISNRPDMLITRHCVADHDMAATCPRWLQFMDEVFAADQATIDSVQRLLGYALTGLNIEEIIVFCIGFGANGKSIFGNIVNRIIGGYSKVAPHSLLAARRGDDHSARGDIVMLEGARLVSVNELPGGMHLDEQAVKALAGRESISARPLYGEFFTFDPRFTVWVRTNHRPIVKGDDDGIWRRIVVLPFRQKFEGAQRDPHLEPKLWAERNGILRWMIEGARQYLTKGALALSPAILAEQRQYRRESDLLGEFLADCTVADPAGRAADRELFVKWCGWCDGNGHKAGSKATFTQRLAERGFPICRSNGQRFYSGLRAVQ, encoded by the coding sequence ATGACAGCTAAGTCTGGCACGAACACCGGCACCCAGGCGGTGGAATATGTCCGCCACCGCTTGGCCGTGTGCGCGATCCCGCACGGGCGTAAAGGCCCGACCGCGAATGGTTGGAACCTGCTTGAGAACGCTATTACCAGCCCCGCCACGGCCGCCACGCTGACGGGCAACGTTGGCCTGCTTCACGCCTGGTCCGGCACAATGGCGCTGGACGTGGATGACTGGGGCCGGGCCTCTGAATGGTTGCTGGCGCGCGGTGTGAACCTTGGGCAGTTGTTCGCTGCGTCGGATCGCGTGGAGATTGTCTCCGGGCGTGCGGGTCGCGGTAAGCTGCTCTTTCGGCTGCCTACAAGCCTTGGTGCATCTTTCCAAACCTTACAGATTAAGGGCGATGACGGGGAGATGATCCTGGAGTTTCGTTGTACCGATAAAGGCGGCAATTCCGTGCAGGACGTTCTGCCGCCATCTATCCATCCCGACACGGGTCGGCCTTACCAGTGGGGCGGTTCTGGGGATTGGCGCAAGCTGTCTGTGATCCCCGACGCGCTGTTGCAGGTATGGCAGGACGAACTAGCGAAGCGGGCAAGAAACAGCGCACCAGCAGCGTTCTTGCCGCCGCCGCCTGGTTTCGCGCCCCAGAGCTTCGCGCCCCAGCCAGGCTTCGCGCCGCTGGAGGAGGGCCTTTTCGGCATGACCGTGATAGAGACGGCGCTCGATCACGTCTCGCCGGATGTCGCGTATGACGAGTGGCGCAACATCGTCTGGGCCATCATGTCCACGGGGTGGAGGTGCGCGCCGCAAATCGCTCACGGATGGAGCAAGCTGGCGCCACATCGCTATGACCAGGCTGCGGTAGATGCCCTGATCCGGGAGTTCGACCCGACGAAGGGTATCAAGATTGCCACCCTTTTCCACTACGCGAAGCAAAACGGCTGGACCATGCCCCAGCAATATCCCTTTGCTGTTGTCTCCTCGGTGCCCCAGGCGCCGCCCATTCCCGGCCATGTAGGCCCGTATCATCCGGTTGACTGGTCGGTGCATGGCGACATTCGCAACGCCCGGCATTTCGCGGCGATATTCGGTGGAAGTTTGCTCTATATCCGCGGGATCAAGAAATGGTTGCGTTGGTCCGATGATCGCTGGGTGTTGTGTGATCAGGGTCAGGAAATCGAGGCTGCAAAACAAGCCGCGCAAGCTATGATGGCCGATGCCATGGCTGGTCTTTCTAGCGATCAGGATCGGGCCAAATGGCGCGTCAAAGAGGCAGTGGCAGCGCATCATATTTCCCGCATTAAGGCCACTTTGGAACTCGCGCGGTCAGAGCCGGGCATGTCAGCCGGGCAGGCGGACCTAGACGCCAATCCGACACTGCTTGGCGTGGGCAATGGTGTCGTCGATCTGAAATCTAGCGCGCTGATCTCCAATCGCCCGGACATGCTTATCACGCGGCATTGTGTGGCTGACCATGACATGGCGGCGACCTGTCCGCGCTGGCTCCAGTTTATGGATGAGGTGTTCGCCGCCGATCAGGCGACCATAGACTCAGTGCAGCGACTGCTGGGGTACGCGCTTACTGGCCTGAATATCGAGGAAATCATCGTTTTCTGCATCGGTTTTGGGGCCAATGGTAAGTCGATCTTCGGCAACATCGTCAACAGAATTATTGGCGGCTACAGCAAGGTCGCTCCCCATTCCCTGCTTGCCGCGCGGCGCGGTGACGATCACAGCGCAAGGGGCGACATCGTCATGTTGGAAGGCGCGCGGCTGGTGTCGGTCAACGAACTTCCCGGTGGGATGCATCTGGACGAACAGGCGGTGAAGGCATTGGCAGGGCGCGAGTCCATATCGGCCCGACCACTCTATGGCGAGTTCTTTACCTTCGACCCGCGCTTCACGGTCTGGGTGCGGACGAATCATCGGCCTATCGTCAAAGGCGATGACGATGGCATCTGGCGTAGGATCGTGGTCCTGCCCTTCCGGCAGAAATTTGAGGGTGCACAGCGCGATCCACACCTTGAACCGAAGCTCTGGGCAGAACGCAATGGAATCCTGCGGTGGATGATCGAAGGTGCGCGCCAATATCTGACCAAAGGCGCCCTCGCCCTCAGCCCGGCGATCCTTGCCGAGCAGCGCCAGTATCGGCGCGAGAGCGACTTGCTGGGCGAATTCCTGGCCGACTGCACGGTGGCCGACCCCGCCGGTCGCGCAGCGGACAGGGAGTTGTTCGTCAAATGGTGTGGCTGGTGTGATGGCAATGGGCACAAAGCCGGGAGCAAGGCGACTTTCACTCAGCGGCTCGCAGAGCGGGGCTTTCCAATCTGTCGAAGCAACGGGCAGCGTTTCTATTCGGGCCTGCGGGCGGTGCAGTGA